One Gossypium raimondii isolate GPD5lz chromosome 3, ASM2569854v1, whole genome shotgun sequence genomic window carries:
- the LOC105795942 gene encoding uncharacterized protein LOC105795942 codes for MYIEDKKQEFLMLQQGDMSVIDYEREFSRLSRYASEFIPTEADSCKRFLRGLRDEINVKLISHRITELVDLIEQAKMVEQVLGLDKKTERVRLIGKHAGTTSLNPQPKRSKESQCGWRSSFRSDRSGRSRGKQTTVSTSSVRDHFIRDCPKADSAAPVTSQRSVSTTRGRGSGRGSSISRTGFVRRSGDIVTQQSEARAPARAYVVQTREEGDAHNVVRDRVCQRCSLMIHDKIFSIDLLIIPFGNFDVILGMDWLSEHRVVLDYYKKRFSIQTEGRDRIEVNGIRTSRLTRIISAVKANKLLRQGSTAYLAYVINSDSVDSQCRKIRTVCEFLDVFPEELPSVPLDREVEFAIKVYPGTAPISIPPYRMLPTKLKELKLNKVTIKNWYSLPRIDYLFDQLKGASIFLKIDLRSGYYQLKVKESDVPKTPYLDQFVVVFIDDILVYSKSESEHDQHLRTVLQILREKQLYGKLSKCELWLSEVVFLGHVVSADGIRVDPKKIERSFETLKQMLTEAPILTLPESGKDFVVYSDASLNGLGCVLKQDRKVIAYTSRQLKPHERNYPTHDLELAAVIFALKFGAITYYHPGKANVVADALSRKAAVELRAMFAQLSINDDGSFLAELRIKPVMFDQIRATQLEDEKLMKKKEMAQHGMRVKVEHHVPTGLLQPITIPKWKWDCITMDFVTGLPLSMSKKNAIRVIVDRLTKSAHFIAVRTDWLLQKLAEVYICEIVRLHGIQASIISDWDPRFTLRFWKQLHDSLGTRLNFSTAFHSQTNGQSE; via the exons ATGTATATTGAAGATAAGAAACAAGAGTTTTTAATGTTACAACAGGGTGATATGTCGGTAATAGATTATGAGAGAGAATTCTCGAGACTTAGCAGATATGCCTCCGAGTTTATCCCAACAGAAGCTGATAGTTGCAAAAGATTTTTACGGGGTTTACGAGACGAAATCAATGTAAAGTTAATATCTCACCGAATTACTGAGCTTGTAGATTTGATTGAGCAAGCTAAAATGGTAGAGCAAGTGTTAGGCCTTGACAAAAAGACTGAAAGAGTCAGATTAATCGGAAAGCATGCGGGAACTACTAGCTTAAATCCACAGCCAAAAAGATCAAAGGAATCTCAATGTGGTTGGAGATCCAGTTTTAGATCAGATAGAAGTGGTAGAAGCAGAGGGAAACAGACAACAGTATCTACTAGTAGTGTGAGAG ATCATTTCATCAGAGATTGTCCAAAAGCTGATAGTGCTGCACCCGTGACATCACAGAGATCAGTATCTACTACTAGAGGCAGAGGGTCAGGTAGAGGTAGTTCGATATCTAGAACTGGATTTGTTCGTAGGAGCGGTGACATAGTTACACAACAGTCAGAGGCAAGAGCACCAGCTAGGGCCTATGTAGTTCAGACTCGGGAAGAAGGTGATGCCCACAATGTTGTGAGAG ATAGAGTATGCCAAAGATGCTCATTGATGatacatgataaaatattttccattgaCTTATTGATCATACCTTTCGGTAACTTTGATGTAAtcttgggtatggattggttgtcTGAACATAGAGTGGTATTGGATTACTATAAAAAGAGGTTTAGTATTCAGACAGAAGGTAGGGATAGAATTGAGGTGAATGGCATCCGTACTAGTCGATTAACACGTATCATTTCAGCAGTCAAGGCTAATAAATTGCTTCGACAGGGTTCTACAGCATATTTAGCTTATGTTATTAATTCTGATTCGGTTGATAGTCAGTGCAGAAAGATCAGAACTGTATGTGAGTTTCTAGATGTATTCCCTGAAGAACTACCGAGCGTACCACTTGacagagaggttgaatttgctataaAAGTGTACCCGGGTACAGCACCAATCTCTATACCTCCGTACCGAATGTTGCCCactaaattaaaagagttgaag TTGAACAAAGTGACGATCAAGAACTGGTATTCGTTGCCCCGTATAGATTATTTATTTGATCAACTAAAAGGAGCTTCGATATTTTTGAAGATTGACTTGAGATCTGGGTATTATCAgctgaaagtaaaagaaagtgaTGTTCCGAAAACT CCGTATTTAGATCAGTTTGTGGTggtttttattgatgacataCTGGTTTATTCGAAGTCAGAGTCAGAGCATGATCAGCATCTCAGAACCGTGTTACAGATTCTACGGGAAAAACAATTATACGGGAAACTGAGTAAATGTGAATTATGGTTATCAGAGGTAGTATTCTTGGGACATGTCGTATCTGCTGATGGGATTAGAGTTGATCCGAAGAAGATCGAG AGGAGTTTTGAGACATTGAAACAGATGTTAACCGAGGCACCTATTTTAACATTACCAGAATCTGGGAAAGATTTTGTTGTGTATAGTGATGCTTCTctaaatggtttaggttgtgtatTGAAGCAAGATagaaaagtaatagcttataCATCTCGACAGTTGAAGCCACATGAACGCAACTACCCGACACACGATTTGGAGTTAGCTGCTGTAATTTTCGCATTGAAGTTTGGAGccattactt ATTACCATCCAGGAAAGGCAAATGTGGTAGCAGACGCATTAAGCAGAAAAGCAGCAGTTGAATTACGGGCAATGTTTGCCCAGCTTAGTATTAATGATGATGGAAGTTTCTTAGCTGAGTTAAGAATTAAACCGGTAATGTTTGATCAAATCAGAGCAACACAGCTAGAAGATGAAAAGttgatgaagaaaaaagaaatggcACAGCATGGTATG CGAGTAAAAGTAGAACATCATGTACCGACAGGTTTGTTACAACCTATTACTATTCCCAAGTGGAAATGGGATTgcattactatggattttgttacgGGATTGCCATTGTCAATGAGTAAAAAGAATGCCATCAGGGTGATTGTCGATCGACTCACaaagtcagctcattttataGCAGTCAGAACCGACTGGTTACTACAGAAGCTTGCCGAGGTTTATATCTGTGAAATTGTTAGATTACATGGTATTCAAGCATCGATAATTTCAGATTGGGACCCTCGGTTTACATTGAGATTTTGGAAGCAATTACATGATTCATTGGGAACTCGGCTTAAttttagtactgcatttcatTCACAAACTAACGGACAATCCGAGTGA